Proteins encoded in a region of the Fundulus heteroclitus isolate FHET01 chromosome 2, MU-UCD_Fhet_4.1, whole genome shotgun sequence genome:
- the asb13b gene encoding ankyrin repeat and SOCS box protein 13, translating into MEITRARPSLYGEIAHGLGFWTDRSAVHEAAAQGRALQLQQLIEAGAAVNVVAVDSITPLHEACIQGQTQCVRLLLDAGAQVDARNIDGSTPLCDACAAGSLDCVKLLLEYGATVNPPLFTFSPLHEACMGGNSDCVQLMIDRGAFMEAHDCHYGTPLHVACARQHFDCAKVLLIAGANVNASKLHETALHHAAKTKNADLIELLVEFGGNVFARDNLSKKPIHYASVGSPSYLCLDFYEKTPLSLQQLSRVALRRALGTRARRVISELRLPKSIIRFLSYLKPLVVQL; encoded by the exons CTCATGGCCTTGGATTCTGGACAGACCGGTCAGCGGTGCATGAGGCCGCTGCGCAGGGCCGAgccctgcagctgcagcagctgatcGAGGCGGGGGCAGCCGTGAACGTGGTGGCCGTGGACTCAATAACCCCGCTGCACGAGGCGTGCATACAGGGTCAGACCCAGTGCGTCAGGCTGCTGCTGGACGCCGGCGCACAG GTGGACGCACGGAACATTGATGGGAGCACCCCACTGTGTGACGCCTGTGCGGCCGGTAGCCTGGATTGTGTCAAGCTGCTGCTGGAGTATGGAGCCACCGTCAATCCCCCACTGTTCACCTTCTCTCCCCTTCATGAGGCGTGCATGGGAG GTAACTCAGACTGTGTTCAGCTGATGATTGACCGAGGAGCCTTCATGGAGGCTCACGACTGCCACTATGGAACGCCGCTTCACGTAGCCTGCGCCAGGCAACACTTCGACTGCGCCAAAGTGCTCCTCATTGCAG gggCAAACGTGAACGCTTCCAAGCTCCACGAGACGGCTCTTCATCACGCGGCTAAAACCAAGAACGCCGATCTGATAGAGCTGCTGGTCGAGTTCGGGGGGAACGTTTTTGCTCGAGACAACCTCAGCAAGAAGCCCATCCACTACGCCAGCGTGGGATCTCCCTCCTACCTCTGCCTCGACTTCTATGAAA AGACTCCCCTCAGcctgcagcagctcagcagaGTGGCTTTGAGGAGGGCGCTCGGCACAAGAGCGCGCAGAGTCATTTCGGAGCTGCGCTTGCCCAAGAGCATCATAAGGTTCCTCTCGTACCTGAAGCCTCTTGTCGTTCAACTCTGA